One Megamonas hypermegale genomic window carries:
- a CDS encoding sensor histidine kinase, whose amino-acid sequence MMFKSKIALKLAVNFALALIIFSVILSGVFFVLFKDYTVEIHKIQLQKYAQSMAALLSTDTMHNRHGRGGMMMCIPYLCDSMNVGIWIVDENLNLIMPNTRHGMRHNMAYQYKFADLPPNASEVINEVFEDKTVFSEGFSDVLSQLTLTAGVPIKDDTGKVIGAVLLHSPVAGMENALKQGLFILSVSIALALTVVFILSLGLVYLFTKPLNKMKEVALKLAQGDYKTRCDVMQNDEIGELAKVLDLLAMRLDDASQESLKLEKMRKDFISNISHELRTPVTVIRGSLEALCDKIVTEPEKVEQYHQQMLNEAKFLQRLVGDLLDLSRLQNPDFAIEKQPLYLNDVLSDVLRSARQIAKAKDVKVDFISNEANLKMEGDYGRLRQMFLVILDNAIKFSHVGGKVEVIVKGKDITVRDYGIGIKQEDLEHIFERFYKTKGEKNKTGTGLGLAIAKQIAQRHDILLTAKNHAKGGAEFNFKLP is encoded by the coding sequence ATGATGTTTAAAAGTAAAATTGCCTTAAAATTAGCAGTGAATTTTGCTTTAGCATTGATAATATTTTCTGTGATTTTAAGCGGTGTATTTTTCGTATTATTCAAAGATTATACCGTTGAAATTCATAAAATACAATTACAAAAATATGCGCAATCAATGGCAGCACTATTATCGACAGATACAATGCACAATCGTCACGGCCGTGGTGGTATGATGATGTGCATTCCATATCTTTGCGATAGTATGAATGTAGGAATTTGGATAGTTGATGAAAATTTAAATTTAATAATGCCAAATACACGTCATGGTATGCGTCATAATATGGCTTATCAATATAAATTTGCTGACCTTCCACCAAATGCTAGTGAAGTCATAAATGAAGTATTTGAAGATAAAACTGTTTTCAGTGAAGGTTTTAGTGATGTTTTATCACAGCTCACATTGACAGCTGGTGTGCCAATAAAAGATGATACAGGCAAAGTTATAGGAGCAGTATTATTACATTCTCCTGTAGCTGGTATGGAAAACGCCTTAAAACAAGGATTATTTATTTTAAGCGTTAGTATTGCTCTTGCACTTACAGTTGTATTCATCTTATCATTGGGATTAGTTTATTTATTTACAAAACCACTTAATAAAATGAAAGAAGTAGCTTTAAAATTAGCACAAGGCGATTATAAAACGCGTTGTGATGTCATGCAAAATGATGAAATAGGCGAACTTGCTAAGGTGCTGGATTTATTGGCAATGCGTTTAGATGATGCTAGCCAAGAAAGTTTAAAATTAGAAAAAATGCGTAAGGATTTTATTTCAAATATATCGCATGAGCTTAGAACACCTGTAACGGTAATTCGCGGTTCATTAGAGGCACTATGTGATAAAATTGTTACAGAACCTGAAAAGGTGGAGCAATATCATCAGCAAATGCTAAATGAAGCAAAATTTTTGCAAAGACTTGTGGGAGATTTGCTTGATTTATCGCGTTTGCAAAATCCAGATTTTGCGATAGAAAAACAGCCGTTATACTTAAATGATGTATTATCAGATGTATTGCGCAGTGCTAGGCAAATTGCTAAGGCAAAAGATGTTAAAGTCGATTTTATTTCAAATGAAGCGAATTTAAAAATGGAAGGCGATTATGGTAGATTGCGCCAAATGTTTTTAGTAATATTAGATAATGCGATTAAATTTTCTCATGTAGGTGGTAAAGTGGAAGTTATTGTTAAAGGTAAAGACATAACTGTTCGAGATTATGGCATTGGTATAAAACAAGAAGATTTAGAACATATCTTCGAGCGTTTTTATAAGACAAAAGGAGAAAAAAATAAGACGGGTACAGGTCTTGGCTTGGCTATTGCTAAACAGATTGCACAAAGACATGATATTTTATTGACTGCTAAAAATCATGCTAAAGGTGGAGCAGAATTTAATTTTAAATTGCCTTAA
- a CDS encoding response regulator transcription factor — protein MVKVLIVDDNEQITSILAEYAKKEGYMPIVATDGEEALQKFKNENPDILLLDVMMPKIDGFSVCRQIRKSSNVPIIMITARGEDFEKIMGLEIGADDYIVKPFSPGEVMARIKAIMRRIKSYKQEQQIFAYDNLKINLDDYTASVDDKVLPLTKKEIEILWTLATYKDKVFSRDNLLNKLWGYDYFGDSRTVDSHIKRLRAKIDTVSHDNWEIKTIWGVGYKFEVKA, from the coding sequence ATGGTTAAAGTTTTAATAGTAGATGATAATGAACAGATAACTTCTATTTTAGCGGAATATGCCAAAAAAGAAGGATATATGCCTATTGTGGCAACTGATGGGGAAGAAGCCCTGCAAAAATTTAAAAATGAAAATCCAGATATTTTATTGCTTGATGTGATGATGCCGAAAATAGACGGTTTTTCAGTGTGTAGACAGATAAGGAAATCTTCTAATGTGCCGATAATCATGATTACAGCGCGTGGTGAAGACTTTGAAAAAATTATGGGGCTTGAAATAGGCGCTGATGATTATATTGTAAAACCGTTTTCACCTGGTGAAGTTATGGCTAGAATTAAAGCTATAATGCGTCGCATAAAAAGTTATAAACAAGAACAGCAAATTTTTGCTTATGACAATTTAAAAATAAATTTAGACGATTATACAGCATCAGTCGATGATAAAGTATTGCCACTGACTAAAAAAGAAATTGAAATTTTATGGACGCTAGCAACGTATAAAGATAAAGTCTTTTCGCGTGATAATCTTTTAAATAAATTATGGGGATATGATTATTTTGGCGATAGTAGAACAGTTGATAGTCATATAAAAAGACTTAGAGCAAAAATAGATACTGTTTCGCATGATAATTGGGAAATCAAAACCATTTGGGGTGTAGGTTATAAATTTGAGGTTAAAGCATGA
- the ftsH gene encoding ATP-dependent zinc metalloprotease FtsH, translating into MNKFLRNVGFYLLIILIAITVIDHFSMDTTDKQEINYTEFIKQVDDKNVDKVVIQNNNIRGTLKDGTEFTTITPGFPNGDENLVKDLQANGVDIKAENPPETPWWTTLFSSLLPMLLLIGVWFFIMQQSQGGGSRVMSFGKSRAKMMGDGKVKVTFSDVAGADEAKQELAEVVEFLKHPKKFNDLGARIPKGVLLFGPPGTGKTLLAKAVAGEAGVPFFTISGSDFVEMFVGVGASRVRDLFEQAKKNAPCIVFIDEIDAVGRQRGAGLGGGHDEREQTLNQLLVEMDGFAANEGIIIIAATNRPDILDPALLRPGRFDRQIVVDRPDVRGREAILKVHTKGKPVDADVNLDVLARRTPGFTGADLSNLVNEAALLSARRNKKTISMNALEESIERVIAGPERKSKVISDREKRLTAYHEGGHALVGLLLPNADPVHKVTIIPRGRAGGYTLMLPKEDRSYATRGELLDRLKTMLGGRVAEEVVLKEISTGASNDIQQASRLVRSMITQYGMSDVLGPISFGEGQDHQVFLGRDFNNQRNYSEDIACEIDKEVRRYIEEAYEECRRLIVENIDKLHLIAQALMEKETLEEKDLQHIMKTGNLEGICDTKQEEATETADEANTVEKTEAVQEDENKDIKVNSEDINSTLNKV; encoded by the coding sequence TTGAATAAATTTTTACGTAATGTGGGTTTTTACTTGTTGATAATCCTTATTGCAATCACAGTAATAGACCATTTTTCAATGGATACTACGGATAAACAAGAAATAAACTACACAGAATTTATAAAACAAGTAGATGACAAAAACGTAGACAAGGTTGTAATTCAGAACAACAATATCAGAGGAACCTTAAAAGATGGTACAGAATTTACAACAATAACGCCAGGTTTTCCTAATGGAGATGAAAATCTCGTAAAGGATTTACAGGCAAATGGTGTAGATATTAAAGCAGAAAATCCACCAGAAACCCCATGGTGGACAACATTATTCTCCTCTTTATTGCCGATGTTATTGCTTATCGGTGTGTGGTTCTTTATTATGCAACAATCGCAAGGCGGTGGTAGCCGAGTAATGAGCTTTGGCAAAAGCCGTGCTAAAATGATGGGCGATGGTAAAGTAAAAGTGACATTTAGTGATGTTGCTGGTGCTGATGAAGCTAAACAGGAACTTGCAGAAGTTGTTGAATTCTTAAAACATCCAAAGAAATTCAATGACCTTGGTGCAAGAATTCCAAAAGGTGTTTTACTGTTTGGCCCTCCAGGTACAGGTAAGACTTTACTTGCTAAAGCTGTAGCAGGTGAAGCTGGCGTTCCATTTTTCACTATCAGCGGTTCTGATTTCGTTGAAATGTTCGTCGGTGTCGGTGCTTCCCGTGTGCGTGATTTGTTTGAACAAGCAAAGAAAAATGCTCCATGTATCGTATTTATCGATGAAATTGATGCCGTAGGTCGTCAACGTGGTGCAGGTTTAGGTGGCGGTCATGATGAACGCGAACAGACACTCAACCAATTGCTCGTTGAAATGGATGGTTTCGCTGCTAATGAAGGTATTATCATTATCGCAGCTACAAATAGACCAGATATCTTAGACCCAGCGCTCTTGCGTCCAGGTCGTTTTGATAGACAGATTGTTGTTGATAGACCAGATGTACGCGGTCGTGAAGCTATATTAAAAGTTCATACAAAAGGTAAACCAGTTGATGCTGATGTAAACTTAGATGTATTGGCTCGCCGTACACCAGGTTTTACAGGTGCAGATTTGAGCAACCTCGTAAATGAAGCAGCTCTTTTATCAGCACGTCGCAATAAAAAAACCATTTCTATGAACGCTTTAGAAGAATCTATTGAACGCGTAATCGCAGGTCCAGAACGTAAATCAAAAGTTATCAGCGATAGAGAAAAACGCCTTACAGCTTACCATGAAGGCGGTCATGCTCTTGTGGGACTTTTATTGCCTAATGCAGACCCAGTGCATAAGGTTACAATAATTCCACGTGGAAGAGCTGGCGGTTATACGTTGATGCTTCCAAAAGAAGACCGTTCTTATGCAACACGCGGTGAACTTTTAGATAGACTTAAAACCATGTTAGGTGGTCGTGTAGCAGAAGAAGTTGTATTGAAAGAAATCAGTACAGGTGCTTCCAATGATATTCAGCAGGCTTCTCGCCTCGTTCGCAGTATGATTACTCAATACGGTATGAGTGATGTTTTAGGTCCAATATCTTTCGGTGAAGGTCAAGACCATCAGGTATTCTTAGGTCGTGATTTTAACAATCAGCGCAATTACAGTGAAGATATAGCTTGTGAAATCGATAAAGAAGTTCGTCGCTATATTGAAGAAGCTTATGAAGAATGTCGTCGTCTTATCGTAGAAAATATCGACAAATTGCATTTAATTGCTCAAGCACTTATGGAAAAAGAAACTTTGGAAGAAAAAGACTTGCAGCATATTATGAAAACAGGCAATCTTGAAGGTATTTGCGATACGAAACAAGAAGAAGCAACTGAAACTGCTGATGAAGCAAATACAGTAGAAAAAACAGAAGCTGTTCAAGAAGATGAAAATAAAGACATCAAAGTGAATAGTGAAGATATAAATTCTACATTAAATAAAGTATAA
- the hpt gene encoding hypoxanthine phosphoribosyltransferase, translating to MKTMQDDIQSVLYTEEQLKECVQKIADKINKDYEGKEIYAIGILKGAMIFYADLVRAINVPVAFDFMAASSYGKGASSSGEVKILKDLDFSIEGKHVIVIEDIVDSGLTLSYLLRVLQSRHPASIKLCALLNKPERREVDVKVDYVGYDVPNEFLVGYGLDYASKYRNLPYIGILKPEVYTK from the coding sequence ATGAAAACAATGCAAGACGATATTCAATCTGTACTCTATACAGAAGAGCAGTTAAAAGAATGTGTGCAAAAAATTGCTGATAAAATCAATAAGGATTATGAAGGCAAAGAAATTTATGCCATTGGTATTTTAAAAGGCGCAATGATTTTTTATGCTGATTTAGTACGTGCTATAAATGTGCCAGTTGCATTTGATTTTATGGCAGCTTCCAGTTATGGCAAAGGTGCTAGTAGCAGCGGTGAAGTAAAAATTTTAAAAGACCTCGACTTTAGCATAGAAGGAAAACACGTAATTGTAATAGAAGATATAGTAGACTCTGGTCTTACATTATCTTATTTGCTTAGAGTATTACAATCTCGTCATCCAGCAAGCATTAAACTTTGCGCATTATTAAATAAACCAGAACGCAGAGAAGTTGATGTAAAAGTAGATTATGTAGGATATGACGTGCCAAATGAATTTTTGGTAGGTTATGGTCTTGATTATGCTAGCAAATATCGCAATCTTCCTTATATCGGTATCTTAAAACCAGAAGTATACACGAAATAA
- the tilS gene encoding tRNA lysidine(34) synthetase TilS codes for MMIEKVEKFCLNNNLFKVNDCLIIACSGGPDSIALADIMRRLQNKYNLKIIIAHAEHGIRQESSLMDAQYVKEYCIKYDLPFYLEHLKVPSFARENKLSMETAARVLRYRFLRKIKEQTGAVKIATAHHLNDQAETFLQHLIRGAGSEGLSGIKPVNGDIIRPFLCLYRREIETYCEQYDLKPRLDETNLSLDYERNKIRLELLPELERYNINVVKSICNSAKIIAEQNDYINCCAQKLYDENCKQEKNTIVLKSEAIKKEHIALKSALYRLIIKKMQGNLENIGFKHIDKIDKFLYNGHTGSILQLPHNLRIEQSYGNLIFQKSCEDIVLLGNYNFKIEMNSTIVLPDNSIIEMKQVDKPFKIKGNNECFIDGDKLTGTVHVRNRLAGDKMMPKGLNGTKKVKDIFIDRKIPAKLRDTVPLVCDERGIIWIAGVQQDSYYTIDENSKSIVYLSLKKL; via the coding sequence ATGATGATAGAAAAAGTTGAAAAATTTTGTTTAAATAATAATTTGTTTAAAGTAAATGATTGCTTAATTATTGCTTGTTCTGGAGGGCCAGATTCTATAGCACTTGCTGATATAATGCGTCGTTTGCAAAATAAATATAATTTAAAGATAATCATAGCTCATGCAGAACATGGCATTAGACAAGAAAGTTCATTAATGGATGCTCAATATGTAAAAGAGTATTGTATTAAATACGATTTGCCGTTTTATTTAGAACATTTGAAGGTACCTTCATTTGCTAGAGAAAATAAACTATCTATGGAAACGGCAGCAAGAGTTTTGCGATATCGTTTTTTGCGCAAGATTAAAGAACAAACTGGTGCAGTGAAAATAGCAACAGCACATCATTTAAATGACCAAGCTGAGACTTTTTTGCAACATTTAATTCGCGGTGCTGGCAGTGAAGGGTTAAGTGGTATAAAACCTGTAAATGGTGATATCATAAGACCTTTTTTATGCTTATATCGCCGAGAAATCGAGACATATTGCGAACAGTACGATTTAAAACCGCGCCTTGATGAGACCAATTTAAGTCTTGATTATGAACGCAATAAAATTAGATTGGAACTTTTACCTGAGCTTGAGCGATATAATATTAATGTAGTAAAATCTATTTGCAATAGTGCAAAAATTATTGCTGAACAGAATGATTATATAAATTGTTGCGCTCAAAAATTATATGATGAAAATTGCAAGCAAGAAAAAAATACGATTGTGTTAAAAAGTGAAGCGATAAAAAAAGAGCATATTGCACTTAAATCGGCATTATATCGTTTAATTATCAAAAAAATGCAAGGTAATTTGGAAAATATTGGCTTTAAGCATATTGATAAAATCGATAAGTTTTTATACAATGGACATACTGGGTCGATTTTACAATTACCACATAATTTACGGATAGAACAAAGCTATGGTAACTTAATTTTTCAAAAAAGCTGTGAAGATATCGTATTATTAGGTAATTACAATTTTAAAATAGAAATGAATAGTACTATCGTTTTGCCAGATAACAGCATCATTGAAATGAAACAAGTTGATAAGCCTTTTAAGATAAAGGGAAATAATGAGTGTTTTATTGATGGTGATAAATTAACTGGTACTGTACACGTACGAAATCGTTTGGCAGGAGATAAGATGATGCCAAAAGGTTTAAATGGCACAAAAAAGGTTAAGGATATTTTTATCGATAGAAAAATTCCCGCAAAATTGCGTGATACTGTGCCACTTGTATGTGACGAGCGTGGTATTATTTGGATAGCAGGTGTTCAACAGGATAGTTATTATACAATTGATGAAAATAGCAAAAGTATAGTATATTTAAGTTTAAAAAAATTATAA
- a CDS encoding S1 domain-containing RNA-binding protein: MSIEVGNILEGVVTGITKFGAFVELPGGKVGLVHISEVADVYVKDVNDFLKEKDKVKVKVLSVDEQGKIGLSIKQLQEKKSEERNTRSEQSGNYHRPTPRKQFNNDFRRNNSVSFEDKLSKFLKDSDEKLTDLRRKTDSKRGGRGGGSRKYE; the protein is encoded by the coding sequence ATGTCAATCGAAGTGGGCAATATCTTAGAAGGTGTTGTAACTGGTATTACTAAATTTGGTGCATTCGTAGAATTACCTGGTGGAAAAGTTGGTTTGGTACATATTTCAGAAGTAGCTGATGTTTATGTCAAAGATGTAAACGATTTTCTCAAAGAAAAAGACAAAGTGAAAGTAAAAGTACTAAGCGTTGATGAACAGGGAAAAATCGGATTATCCATTAAACAATTACAAGAAAAGAAGAGCGAAGAAAGAAATACTCGTTCAGAACAAAGTGGAAATTATCATCGCCCGACTCCACGCAAACAGTTTAATAATGATTTTCGTAGAAACAATAGCGTTTCTTTTGAAGATAAATTATCTAAGTTTTTAAAAGATAGCGATGAAAAACTCACAGATTTGCGTCGTAAGACGGATTCTAAACGTGGCGGCCGTGGTGGCGGTTCTCGTAAATATGAATAA
- a CDS encoding FtsB family cell division protein translates to MTIIKKIIERFVILSFVVIIGYLGFIIIKQEMYLTELHQETVVTQTRLDKAKKINESLKTEKSNLEKNEYIEKVAREELGMTKPGEVPYISNENK, encoded by the coding sequence ATGACAATAATAAAAAAAATAATAGAGCGATTTGTGATATTATCTTTTGTAGTAATAATAGGATATTTAGGTTTTATTATTATAAAACAAGAAATGTATCTTACAGAATTGCATCAAGAAACGGTTGTAACACAGACCCGTTTAGATAAAGCTAAAAAAATAAACGAAAGTTTGAAAACAGAAAAAAGTAACTTAGAAAAAAATGAATATATAGAAAAAGTAGCTCGAGAAGAGTTGGGAATGACAAAGCCTGGAGAAGTACCGTATATTTCAAATGAAAATAAATAA
- a CDS encoding MGDG synthase family glycosyltransferase produces the protein MSGKNILIVTASMGSGHNKAANAVAEAIKRKYPANKIDVIDFMSTETAYFNSLVKDIYLKMLDHTPSVYEFFYKFTADAGKGSMLQTVFAHAMKKDMKELIDKYEADMLICTHPFPCAAASYLKQTGGINIPIITVVTDFCFHQFWFYKNIDIYFVASEALKQDFVKQGLLEQKIFATGIPIGYSFSLEYDKDELMNKFKLDKTKPVALLMGGGLGLGGVKDALFQLEKLENEMQILVITGANVSLWSELNEYAQHSKHKIIVWGYSHNVQELMAISTFLISKPGALTISEALAMELPMILQNPIPGPEADNAKFVSQNGAAIWIKHQDTFGAAIREILSDTTILPRLKNNAKRLKRVNAADNIADIVSDMLGLD, from the coding sequence ATGTCAGGAAAAAATATTCTTATTGTTACGGCTTCGATGGGGTCGGGACACAATAAAGCTGCTAATGCTGTTGCAGAGGCGATTAAGAGAAAATATCCTGCCAATAAAATAGATGTAATTGATTTTATGTCCACAGAAACGGCATATTTTAACAGCTTGGTAAAAGATATTTATTTAAAAATGCTTGACCATACACCTAGTGTATATGAGTTTTTTTATAAATTTACAGCAGATGCAGGAAAAGGAAGTATGTTACAAACCGTATTTGCGCATGCTATGAAAAAAGATATGAAAGAATTGATTGATAAGTATGAAGCAGATATGCTTATTTGTACACATCCTTTCCCTTGTGCAGCAGCATCATATTTAAAGCAGACTGGTGGAATTAATATTCCTATAATTACAGTCGTTACAGATTTTTGTTTTCATCAATTTTGGTTTTATAAGAATATAGATATTTATTTTGTAGCTAGTGAAGCTTTAAAACAAGATTTTGTGAAACAAGGTTTATTAGAACAGAAAATTTTTGCTACAGGTATTCCAATTGGCTATAGTTTTTCGTTAGAATACGATAAAGATGAATTGATGAATAAATTTAAGTTAGATAAGACTAAACCTGTGGCACTACTCATGGGTGGTGGTTTAGGTTTAGGTGGCGTAAAGGATGCTTTGTTTCAATTAGAAAAATTAGAAAATGAAATGCAAATTCTAGTTATAACAGGAGCAAATGTATCGTTGTGGTCAGAACTTAATGAATATGCACAGCACTCTAAACATAAGATTATTGTTTGGGGATATTCACACAATGTACAAGAACTCATGGCTATTTCTACATTTTTAATTAGTAAACCAGGAGCTTTAACAATTAGTGAAGCATTGGCGATGGAACTTCCGATGATATTGCAAAATCCAATTCCAGGACCAGAAGCTGATAATGCCAAATTTGTATCGCAAAATGGTGCGGCAATTTGGATTAAGCATCAAGATACTTTTGGCGCAGCTATTAGGGAAATTCTGTCGGATACGACGATTTTGCCACGTCTTAAAAATAATGCTAAACGATTGAAACGAGTCAATGCTGCTGACAATATAGCAGATATTGTTTCGGATATGCTAGGTTTAGATTAA